A window of Paenibacillus sp. 19GGS1-52 contains these coding sequences:
- a CDS encoding zinc ribbon domain-containing protein — translation MEQEQAQQEETLLCQSCGMPMHDGELLGSDADGNKITEYCMYCYEAGEFKQPDITLQGMTDLCTGYMVEEGMEEISARKVLADTLPLLKRWSNATGSIGM, via the coding sequence ATGGAGCAAGAACAAGCACAGCAAGAAGAGACGTTATTGTGCCAAAGCTGTGGTATGCCGATGCATGATGGAGAATTATTGGGAAGCGATGCTGATGGAAATAAGATTACAGAATACTGCATGTATTGCTATGAAGCTGGAGAATTTAAGCAGCCCGATATCACACTGCAAGGCATGACCGATCTCTGTACCGGCTACATGGTGGAGGAGGGAATGGAAGAAATATCAGCCCGCAAGGTGCTTGCTGATACGCTACCTCTTCTGAAGCGTTGGAGTAATGCAACTGGAAGTATCGGAATGTAA
- a CDS encoding MFS transporter yields the protein MGNATAILTNRRGYTRLFTAGLINGIGDRFSGIAMLALVLHLTGSGMAVGISLGVRMLPYLFLAPLGGMLGSKLPRKYIMMTTDILRVPVALSFLWVDGENKLWLLYAGSFLLAAGEAIYNPIRKSTIPLLVKRDALLTVNGLEQLMTGCVLILGAFSGGVVSLWFGPKMAFIMNAASFLVAALLIYGIDFKANSAAEEEKTLIITPDKTLIKGAKHPRGGVWQSIGFLIAGSLTLQIVLGYELLVPLTNGLDNVLISVYAIQVFHAGDIGVGAFYAALGIGLSLSFFAGRYLKRGLLLVALTGLLMEGFLLMGISTASNFTIAFFLYIALSLAGGVGNACLDTLLMRETPPALQPVLFGIVSAVGNTLMGLSMLVTGWLLGAVEPRMLGFAGGAGVVAITLLLGGYTWVRRKKDSSFTVPWKSL from the coding sequence ATGGGAAATGCTACAGCAATTCTAACAAATCGTCGGGGATATACCCGGCTATTCACTGCTGGACTGATCAACGGAATTGGTGATCGCTTTAGTGGGATTGCTATGCTGGCTCTGGTGCTGCATCTGACCGGATCGGGGATGGCAGTAGGCATATCACTTGGTGTACGCATGCTGCCCTATTTGTTCCTGGCACCACTTGGAGGAATGCTCGGCAGCAAGCTACCACGGAAGTATATTATGATGACAACTGATATTTTACGGGTGCCGGTAGCGCTATCGTTTCTGTGGGTAGATGGAGAAAATAAGCTGTGGTTACTGTATGCAGGGAGTTTCTTGCTGGCGGCTGGTGAAGCCATTTATAATCCCATTCGTAAATCGACCATTCCGCTGCTTGTGAAGCGCGATGCGCTGCTTACGGTTAACGGATTGGAGCAGCTTATGACAGGCTGTGTACTGATTCTGGGAGCTTTTTCTGGTGGCGTGGTGTCACTATGGTTCGGTCCGAAGATGGCTTTTATCATGAATGCAGCATCATTTCTGGTGGCAGCGTTGCTAATCTACGGTATTGACTTCAAAGCAAATTCTGCTGCAGAAGAGGAGAAGACTCTAATAATTACTCCCGACAAAACGCTCATTAAGGGGGCGAAGCACCCAAGAGGTGGGGTGTGGCAAAGCATAGGGTTTCTGATTGCTGGCAGTCTTACGCTGCAGATTGTGCTTGGGTATGAATTGCTTGTGCCGCTTACGAATGGTTTAGACAACGTACTCATCAGTGTGTATGCGATACAGGTATTTCATGCCGGGGATATCGGAGTAGGGGCATTTTACGCGGCGCTTGGTATCGGACTCAGCCTAAGCTTTTTTGCCGGACGTTATTTAAAGCGGGGTCTCCTCCTTGTTGCACTAACAGGACTATTAATGGAGGGCTTCTTGCTAATGGGCATTAGTACTGCCTCTAATTTTACGATTGCCTTTTTTCTATACATTGCGCTCTCACTTGCTGGTGGAGTAGGCAATGCCTGTTTGGATACCCTGCTGATGAGAGAGACTCCGCCTGCGCTGCAGCCAGTCCTGTTTGGGATAGTTTCAGCAGTAGGCAATACATTGATGGGCCTATCGATGCTGGTTACGGGCTGGCTATTAGGTGCAGTGGAACCGCGGATGTTGGGATTCGCTGGTGGTGCGGGAGTTGTCGCGATTACTTTGCTGCTGGGGGGATATACTTGGGTGCGCCGAAAGAAGGACAGCAGCTTCACCGTCCCTTGGAAGTCTCTTTAA
- a CDS encoding IS3 family transposase has product MSKKRFTEEEREQMSKNRYVVRVSDKAITYADEFKQLFIDQYMTGKTPREIFEAHGFNVSVMGMKRIEQSADRWKKAYEQGGIVGLSDSRKEATGRPLQRELSPDEVIAKQEARIRLLESQVDLLKKLDTKERLLVAKGMNLSKTKLFELIKNAVDQGLGRMTGYICKLLNVSRSGYYSYLGSADTRLERTRSDAKAGDYIKKAFHRRGYKKGSRSIKMVLENEFGILYNLKKIRRLMKKFNIVCPHRKPNPYKRMAKATKEHRTLPNRLQRDFKKGIPGLGLLTDITYLPHGRSEIAYLSTLLDASTGEILSYNVSNRLTLDIATDTIDALMKQKRVKLHKDVFIHSDQGSHYTSPTYQALLKKYGIGQSMSRRGNCWDNAPQESFFGHLKDHVDHRSCRSLQELQFEIDRYIRYYNHHRYQWGLKKMTPVQYRNHLLLVS; this is encoded by the coding sequence ATGAGTAAGAAGCGATTTACAGAAGAAGAACGTGAACAGATGTCAAAGAACAGATACGTCGTTAGAGTGAGTGACAAGGCGATAACCTATGCGGATGAATTTAAGCAGTTATTTATTGACCAATACATGACAGGCAAAACCCCAAGAGAGATCTTCGAAGCTCACGGATTTAACGTGAGTGTAATGGGTATGAAGCGAATCGAACAGTCTGCTGACCGCTGGAAGAAAGCCTATGAACAAGGAGGGATTGTAGGACTATCCGACTCTCGAAAGGAAGCCACTGGGCGTCCTTTGCAGCGGGAGCTATCCCCGGATGAAGTCATTGCAAAGCAAGAAGCGAGGATTAGACTGCTCGAATCTCAAGTCGATTTGTTAAAAAAGCTAGACACGAAAGAAAGGTTGCTGGTAGCCAAAGGAATGAATCTAAGCAAAACTAAGTTATTCGAACTCATTAAGAACGCTGTGGATCAAGGTCTAGGACGTATGACAGGCTACATTTGCAAGTTGCTTAACGTTTCTCGTTCGGGATACTATAGCTACTTAGGTTCCGCAGATACACGCTTGGAGCGAACTCGTTCAGATGCTAAAGCGGGAGACTACATCAAGAAGGCTTTCCACCGAAGAGGATACAAGAAGGGCTCGCGCTCTATCAAGATGGTTCTAGAGAACGAGTTTGGCATCCTTTATAACCTGAAGAAAATCCGCAGGCTTATGAAGAAATTCAACATCGTATGCCCGCATAGAAAACCTAACCCCTATAAGCGTATGGCGAAGGCTACGAAGGAACATCGGACCCTTCCAAACCGTCTGCAAAGGGATTTTAAAAAGGGTATTCCGGGTCTGGGGTTGCTTACCGACATCACCTATCTCCCGCATGGTCGCTCGGAGATCGCGTATTTATCGACCCTGCTAGATGCCTCGACGGGCGAGATCCTCTCTTACAACGTATCTAACCGGCTCACATTAGATATTGCCACGGACACGATTGACGCTCTCATGAAACAAAAACGTGTGAAGTTACACAAAGATGTCTTCATCCACTCCGATCAAGGCAGCCATTACACGAGTCCAACCTACCAAGCACTGCTGAAGAAGTATGGGATAGGTCAGTCGATGTCCAGGCGTGGGAATTGTTGGGACAATGCCCCTCAAGAATCATTCTTCGGCCATTTAAAAGATCATGTGGATCACCGCAGTTGCCGATCTTTACAAGAGCTACAGTTTGAAATTGATCGCTATATCCGTTATTACAACCACCACAGATATCAATGGGGTTTAAAAAAGATGACCCCTGTTCAATACAGGAATCACCTATTGTTAGTTTCCTAA
- a CDS encoding MarR family transcriptional regulator has product MKENEQQLDEIVSSFRRISHAFQQLLWKDAEELDITPTQLIVLRKLSVYPDIGITELAELLHLGNSAASGVVDRMVRAELITRQRSETDRRIYNLAMTDKGRDIRERSKQSLRTHLLPLTNISLEDVGELLRIHGDIVEILEQGREKKKL; this is encoded by the coding sequence TTGAAGGAGAATGAGCAACAGCTCGATGAAATTGTTTCCTCTTTCCGCCGCATCAGTCATGCCTTTCAGCAGTTGCTGTGGAAAGACGCTGAAGAATTGGACATTACACCTACCCAATTGATAGTGCTGCGTAAGTTGTCCGTCTATCCTGATATTGGAATTACGGAACTGGCAGAGCTGCTGCATTTGGGGAACAGCGCGGCAAGTGGCGTAGTTGACCGAATGGTGAGGGCCGAGTTGATCACAAGACAACGCTCAGAAACCGATCGGCGTATATACAATCTGGCAATGACCGATAAGGGCAGAGATATACGGGAAAGAAGCAAACAGTCTCTTAGAACGCATCTGCTGCCGTTAACGAATATTTCGTTGGAGGATGTCGGAGAACTACTGCGGATACACGGTGACATTGTGGAAATATTAGAACAAGGGAGAGAGAAAAAGAAGCTATGA
- a CDS encoding IS1182 family transposase — MYIQYTMDQLCLPMDLEDDIPEHHLVRIVNAAVNRLDDGIFDAAYPGGGRDSYHPKMLTKVIIYAYTQRIYSSRQIAKSIRENIPFMWLAGRQRPDFRTLNRFRSQRMKNVLETVFTAVLQFLADEKYVSLEHYFVDGTKIEANANRYTFVWGKAVSKHKVKLQDKVQALFADIETAEEQEEQENSGKDLAELGTDSEVSSVKLEQVVQKLEAQLAQKPKDKPLKKAVRTLRKDWLPRLLKYEQYQKLLGDRNSFSKTDPDATFMRMKEDHMRNGQLKPGYNVQIGTENQFILAYSLHQRPTDTRCLEPHMEKAQQILGKLPKTVIADAGYGSEENYAYLEKKEIQAVVKYGSYHKEKSKAWKANVGKIENWTYDTAEDNWTCPAGEMLHFRRESKEISQSGYEIHKRHYRSQSCEGCPLKERCTKAAGDREVVVSMERLRYQKQAREILRSEEGYALAVRRMTEPESVFGQLKNNRGFRRFLLRGMEKVTLEVGWLSLAHNLLKRAAIDQKHRAAHLQ, encoded by the coding sequence TTGTACATTCAATATACCATGGACCAACTTTGCTTGCCAATGGATTTAGAGGACGACATTCCAGAACATCACCTCGTTCGTATCGTCAATGCCGCCGTTAACCGGCTGGACGACGGCATTTTTGACGCGGCCTACCCAGGTGGTGGCCGTGACAGCTACCATCCTAAAATGCTGACCAAAGTCATTATTTACGCCTACACGCAGCGCATCTATTCCTCTCGCCAAATCGCCAAATCCATTCGGGAGAACATCCCCTTCATGTGGCTCGCCGGTCGGCAGCGGCCAGACTTTCGGACGTTGAATCGATTTCGTTCCCAGCGGATGAAGAACGTTCTCGAAACCGTATTTACCGCCGTGCTTCAGTTTCTGGCTGACGAAAAATACGTTTCCCTAGAGCATTACTTTGTGGACGGAACCAAAATCGAGGCGAACGCCAATCGCTACACGTTTGTTTGGGGGAAAGCCGTCAGTAAACACAAAGTCAAACTGCAAGATAAGGTGCAGGCCCTGTTCGCTGACATTGAAACGGCAGAAGAACAGGAAGAACAAGAGAATTCAGGCAAAGACCTGGCTGAACTCGGCACAGATTCCGAAGTGAGCAGCGTGAAACTTGAACAGGTGGTGCAAAAGCTCGAAGCTCAGCTGGCCCAAAAACCGAAAGACAAGCCCTTAAAAAAAGCTGTTCGGACGCTGCGCAAGGATTGGCTTCCCCGACTGCTGAAGTACGAACAATACCAAAAGCTCCTTGGTGACCGGAACAGTTTCAGTAAGACAGATCCAGATGCAACGTTTATGCGGATGAAAGAAGACCACATGCGAAATGGCCAGCTGAAACCGGGATACAATGTGCAAATCGGGACCGAAAACCAATTTATTTTAGCCTACAGTTTACACCAAAGACCGACCGACACCCGCTGTTTAGAGCCGCATATGGAAAAAGCGCAGCAGATCCTCGGAAAACTGCCCAAGACAGTCATTGCGGATGCAGGCTACGGCAGCGAAGAAAACTACGCCTATCTGGAAAAGAAAGAGATTCAGGCGGTGGTGAAGTACGGCAGCTACCACAAGGAAAAGAGCAAAGCCTGGAAAGCGAATGTTGGTAAAATCGAGAACTGGACATACGATACAGCCGAGGATAACTGGACGTGCCCCGCCGGGGAAATGCTGCATTTCCGCAGAGAAAGTAAGGAAATCTCACAGAGTGGATATGAAATTCACAAACGTCATTACCGAAGTCAGAGCTGCGAGGGCTGTCCGTTGAAGGAACGCTGCACGAAGGCAGCTGGAGATAGGGAAGTGGTTGTTAGTATGGAACGACTGCGTTACCAAAAGCAGGCTCGGGAGATCTTGCGAAGTGAGGAAGGTTACGCCCTGGCCGTACGCCGAATGACGGAACCGGAAAGTGTATTTGGACAACTGAAAAATAACCGGGGCTTCCGGCGCTTTCTGCTTCGCGGCATGGAAAAAGTGACGCTTGAGGTCGGGTGGCTTTCGCTTGCCCACAATTTACTGAAGCGAGCAGCCATAGACCAAAAACATAGAGCAGCACACCTCCAATAA
- a CDS encoding DHA2 family efflux MFS transporter permease subunit, whose protein sequence is MSTITANAAVDTKTIRRGPIIAALLIGAFVALLNQTLMNVALPKMMEDLNIVANTAQWLTTGFMLVNGVLVPISAYLVVKFTTRQLFITAMVLFSIGTLICGVGPGFETIMVGRVIQAVGAGILMPLMNIVFLQIFPIEERGKAMGLMAVAMIFAPAVGPTLSGWVVQNYSWRVLFFIVLPLAIFSTLLGMKTMRNVGKITSPKLDKPGIIFSTLGFGGLLYGFSDAGTDGWGSTTVIACLILGVVSLIVFVVRELKTTTPLLEFRIFRYNMYSLTTVINIIVTMAMYSGMILLPIYLQTIRGFTPIESGLMLLPGAILMGIMSPITGIIFDKIGARWLAVIGLVITTVTTWEFSQITDSTTYTHLILTYTARMFGMSMLMMPIVTAGLNQLPQRLSTHGTAMSNTLRTVGGALGMALFVSLMSNRKNSYVDDVVLSGAVSKTDKVAMLKLTQEATINGIAHAFTVATWITVFALVLSLFIKKTSPQPDFLKTEETKPQQANV, encoded by the coding sequence ATGAGTACAATAACTGCCAACGCTGCTGTGGACACCAAGACAATACGCAGAGGACCCATTATCGCGGCGTTGCTCATCGGTGCCTTTGTGGCCCTATTGAATCAGACACTAATGAATGTCGCATTGCCCAAAATGATGGAGGATTTGAACATTGTCGCCAATACAGCGCAATGGCTAACGACCGGCTTCATGCTTGTTAATGGGGTGCTTGTGCCAATTAGTGCCTATCTGGTGGTGAAATTTACAACCCGCCAGCTGTTTATTACGGCAATGGTCCTTTTTTCTATAGGTACGCTGATCTGTGGAGTCGGACCTGGCTTCGAAACGATCATGGTCGGAAGAGTGATTCAAGCAGTCGGTGCCGGTATCCTGATGCCATTAATGAACATTGTGTTCCTGCAGATCTTCCCGATTGAAGAACGTGGGAAAGCGATGGGCCTGATGGCGGTTGCTATGATTTTTGCCCCGGCAGTTGGTCCTACACTTTCGGGTTGGGTCGTACAGAATTATTCCTGGCGGGTACTGTTCTTTATCGTGCTGCCACTGGCTATTTTTTCTACCCTATTGGGTATGAAGACGATGCGGAATGTAGGGAAGATAACCTCTCCTAAGCTGGATAAGCCGGGTATCATTTTTTCTACACTGGGCTTTGGCGGGTTGCTCTACGGCTTCAGTGATGCTGGAACCGACGGCTGGGGTAGCACAACAGTAATCGCCTGCCTTATTCTGGGTGTTGTTTCTTTGATTGTGTTCGTAGTGCGAGAACTCAAGACTACAACCCCGTTGCTTGAATTCCGTATTTTTCGCTATAACATGTATTCACTGACAACAGTGATCAATATCATCGTTACCATGGCGATGTATTCAGGCATGATTCTGCTACCGATCTATTTACAGACCATCCGCGGCTTCACGCCTATAGAATCTGGGCTTATGCTGCTGCCAGGGGCTATTCTGATGGGAATTATGTCTCCGATTACAGGTATTATATTTGATAAGATTGGCGCCAGATGGCTGGCTGTGATTGGGCTGGTTATCACTACCGTAACTACGTGGGAGTTCAGCCAGATTACAGATAGTACAACGTATACCCATTTAATTCTTACTTACACGGCACGAATGTTTGGCATGTCAATGCTAATGATGCCTATTGTAACTGCCGGGTTGAATCAGTTGCCGCAGCGCCTAAGCACGCATGGTACAGCGATGTCCAACACACTCCGGACGGTTGGCGGGGCGCTTGGGATGGCTTTGTTCGTCAGTTTGATGAGTAATCGAAAGAATAGTTACGTTGATGATGTAGTATTGAGCGGTGCGGTATCCAAGACGGACAAGGTGGCAATGCTTAAGCTTACGCAGGAAGCCACGATAAATGGGATTGCTCATGCCTTTACTGTGGCCACTTGGATAACGGTGTTTGCTTTGGTACTTTCCTTATTTATCAAGAAGACCTCGCCACAGCCGGATTTCCTCAAGACTGAGGAAACTAAGCCACAGCAGGCTAATGTATAA
- a CDS encoding YafY family protein: MKIDRLLSIVILLMNRRLIQAKELADMFEVSVRTIYRDIESINGAGIPVVTYQGANGGIGLMEGYRLDRNVLTDRELAAIFNALQSVSSYTGAEHTLLMEKISSVIPPSQTAAFRSKTTQLIVDFSPWGLQGPLEEKLAILKEALEDSVAVSFEYINAAGVASLRSVEPYTLVLKGQAWYLYGFCAQREDFRLFKLLRMKSLVKENREYIRQDFPLKELPWSSQWQRDGGQARAVLHFNPEGKHLAEDRFDSTELLPDGNGGYTLTIDYPEDGWLYGFLLSFGTAVEVLEPEHIRHKIAELAAGIAAKYTESANQT, encoded by the coding sequence TTGAAAATAGACCGCTTGCTCTCCATTGTCATCCTGTTAATGAACCGCCGCCTGATTCAGGCTAAAGAGCTTGCCGACATGTTCGAGGTGTCCGTACGCACTATCTATCGTGATATTGAAAGTATTAATGGAGCCGGAATTCCCGTGGTTACCTATCAGGGTGCGAATGGCGGAATCGGTCTTATGGAAGGCTATCGTCTAGATCGTAATGTTCTGACAGACCGCGAGCTGGCTGCTATTTTTAATGCCCTGCAAAGTGTCTCTTCTTATACTGGAGCTGAACACACCTTGCTCATGGAAAAGATCAGCAGTGTAATCCCGCCCTCACAAACCGCCGCGTTCCGCAGCAAAACTACACAGCTCATTGTCGACTTCTCCCCCTGGGGCCTTCAAGGTCCACTGGAAGAGAAGCTGGCGATTCTGAAAGAAGCACTCGAGGATAGTGTTGCTGTATCCTTTGAATATATTAATGCCGCTGGGGTGGCAAGCCTGCGTTCAGTAGAACCCTATACACTTGTGCTTAAGGGACAGGCGTGGTATTTATATGGATTCTGCGCACAGCGTGAGGACTTCCGGCTTTTTAAGCTACTGCGCATGAAATCGCTTGTTAAGGAGAACAGGGAATATATACGCCAGGATTTCCCTTTGAAAGAGCTCCCCTGGAGCTCTCAGTGGCAGAGAGATGGCGGGCAGGCCCGGGCAGTGCTGCATTTCAACCCTGAAGGCAAGCATCTCGCCGAGGATCGCTTCGATTCTACTGAGCTGCTGCCCGACGGAAACGGTGGGTATACCCTCACAATCGACTACCCTGAGGACGGGTGGCTGTATGGCTTTCTACTCAGCTTCGGAACAGCTGTCGAAGTGCTGGAGCCAGAGCATATCCGGCATAAGATCGCCGAGCTTGCTGCAGGAATTGCTGCCAAATATACGGAATCAGCAAACCAAACCTAA